From Paraflavitalea devenefica, the proteins below share one genomic window:
- a CDS encoding amidohydrolase family protein: MKWTIMILFAICSVSNLFAQPTKYLIKAGKFFDSEKGVFTTNMVILVNGPMIDTVKVEKDLTAADRNSYPQVIDLSAYTVMHGLIDCHTHLLYKEFVYPNRRTGSLDLLRELEMDGDAYRALYGAAKAKAYLENGIVWVQDLGNSGSFADLALRKAIRNGLVAGPDMSCSGPGLATEGGQLPGLIYKYRDIVSDEYRIIKGVDDAIQAVREHLNQGVDVIKIYSNNTPNVTKMRIEEIAAIAKEAHRHGRKVTAHASDNESVWNAVTAGVNGIEHGYSMDDSTMQLMASKKVNWVATLGDTTGSWKFSLTSWPEMSAADRARGIYRRFKRDSTLLQRGIKNGLTIVCGSDDYLDNGKPPGEATKHVLIGYVEKGMSIPAALQTATVNATRHIGIRNATGSIKRGQPAHIVAFGGNLDKDIHELLKTAFVMKWGKIYINISDPRLPANR; encoded by the coding sequence ATGAAATGGACTATTATGATCCTGTTCGCTATCTGTTCTGTATCTAACCTCTTTGCTCAACCCACGAAATACCTGATAAAAGCAGGTAAATTTTTCGACAGCGAAAAAGGCGTGTTTACTACCAATATGGTGATCCTTGTGAATGGTCCGATGATCGATACTGTCAAAGTGGAAAAAGATCTCACCGCAGCCGATCGCAACAGTTATCCTCAGGTCATCGATCTTTCTGCTTACACAGTAATGCATGGCCTGATAGATTGCCATACGCACCTGCTCTATAAGGAGTTTGTTTATCCCAATCGCCGTACTGGCAGCCTTGACCTGTTAAGAGAGTTGGAGATGGATGGAGATGCCTACCGTGCATTGTATGGTGCTGCCAAAGCGAAAGCCTACCTGGAGAACGGGATCGTTTGGGTACAGGACCTGGGCAATTCCGGCAGCTTCGCGGATCTCGCCTTGCGTAAGGCGATTCGAAACGGGTTGGTAGCAGGTCCCGATATGAGTTGCTCCGGGCCGGGGCTGGCTACTGAAGGCGGTCAGTTGCCAGGTCTTATTTATAAGTATAGGGATATTGTTAGTGATGAATACCGCATTATAAAAGGAGTGGATGACGCTATCCAGGCGGTCAGGGAGCATCTGAACCAGGGTGTGGATGTCATTAAGATCTATTCAAACAACACTCCCAATGTTACGAAGATGCGCATAGAAGAGATCGCCGCTATTGCGAAGGAGGCACATCGTCACGGGCGTAAAGTGACCGCGCACGCCTCCGATAATGAATCCGTATGGAATGCCGTAACAGCAGGTGTGAACGGCATTGAACATGGTTATTCAATGGATGATAGCACGATGCAGTTGATGGCTTCCAAAAAGGTGAACTGGGTTGCCACCCTGGGCGATACGACAGGTTCCTGGAAATTTTCTTTGACCAGTTGGCCGGAGATGAGCGCGGCAGATCGTGCAAGGGGCATCTATAGACGCTTTAAGAGAGATTCAACGCTCTTGCAAAGGGGAATCAAAAACGGGCTGACCATCGTATGCGGCAGTGATGATTACCTCGACAATGGTAAGCCCCCTGGAGAAGCGACCAAGCATGTACTCATCGGCTATGTGGAAAAGGGCATGTCGATACCTGCCGCCTTACAAACAGCTACGGTGAATGCTACCCGCCATATAGGCATCAGGAATGCCACAGGGTCGATCAAACGGGGGCAGCCTGCTCATATCGTTGCTTTTGGCGGCAACCTCGATAAGGATATCCATGAACTGCTCAAGACTGCTTTTGTCATGAAATGGGGGAAGATATACATCAATATTTCAGACCCTCGTCTACCAGCAAATCGATAG
- a CDS encoding RagB/SusD family nutrient uptake outer membrane protein produces MKLINIKLSAVFFLALVLIQTVGCKKNYTDPSKAPVDDALTTSRGLTGVAVGLQRVYTFQRASSLYTQITTDGFVTRQLNIINQGNTAEYQLFLGGTAVDGTNTILANLWINSNKIIFDANNVLRNAPALADKGYASGLIAYASLFKALAIGNLAMNWDHVPDTIGANVTFITSAEAFTKAIGILDNALVVIAANPMSAQFLANIPAGIDIVNTLHALKARYALNVGNNALALTEANAVNLTIKSTFNFDAITLNPIWETATSTNNVYQPIDSTMGLPPALAPSLTDKRVPFYITVNPTSAQRFRINGFAAASASGWPLYLPGEMMLIKAEASARQNNLPNAIVYLNQVLTKKPADDPFGVGADQPVYVGAITQAALLTEIYRNRSIELYMSGLRLQDQRRLERPLAERKRNYLPYPFVERDNNSNTPADPPN; encoded by the coding sequence ATGAAATTGATCAATATAAAACTATCCGCTGTTTTTTTCCTGGCCCTGGTGCTGATACAGACAGTGGGCTGCAAAAAGAACTATACCGATCCATCCAAAGCACCGGTAGACGATGCTTTGACCACTTCCCGTGGTTTGACTGGCGTAGCAGTGGGGCTGCAAAGGGTATACACTTTCCAGCGTGCCAGTTCGCTGTACACCCAAATAACAACAGACGGATTCGTCACCCGGCAACTCAACATCATTAACCAGGGCAATACCGCAGAGTACCAGTTGTTCCTGGGAGGCACTGCCGTTGATGGAACCAATACCATCCTGGCTAACTTGTGGATCAACAGTAATAAGATCATCTTCGATGCCAACAACGTGCTTAGGAATGCACCTGCTTTGGCCGACAAAGGATATGCCAGCGGCCTGATCGCTTATGCCAGCCTCTTCAAAGCCCTGGCCATCGGCAACCTGGCCATGAATTGGGACCATGTACCGGATACCATAGGTGCCAATGTTACTTTCATTACCAGCGCCGAAGCCTTTACAAAAGCCATCGGCATACTGGATAATGCCCTGGTGGTTATTGCTGCCAATCCCATGAGCGCCCAATTCCTGGCCAATATTCCGGCCGGCATAGATATCGTAAACACCTTACACGCATTGAAAGCAAGGTACGCCTTGAATGTGGGCAACAATGCCCTTGCCCTCACAGAAGCCAATGCAGTAAACCTCACTATAAAATCAACCTTTAATTTCGACGCCATCACGCTGAACCCTATCTGGGAAACAGCCACTTCTACCAACAACGTGTACCAGCCGATCGATTCCACGATGGGATTGCCACCGGCGCTGGCGCCCAGCCTCACGGATAAACGCGTACCGTTTTATATTACCGTCAATCCAACTTCGGCGCAGCGATTCCGTATTAATGGATTTGCGGCTGCCTCCGCCTCCGGATGGCCGCTTTATCTACCCGGTGAAATGATGCTGATCAAAGCCGAGGCGTCCGCCCGGCAAAACAACCTGCCCAATGCCATCGTATACCTCAACCAGGTGCTGACCAAAAAGCCAGCCGATGATCCCTTTGGCGTAGGAGCTGATCAGCCTGTCTATGTCGGTGCTATTACGCAGGCAGCCTTGCTGACCGAAATATACCGTAACCGCAGTATCGAACTCTATATGTCGGGATTGCGGCTGCAGGACCAGCGGCGCCTGGAGCGCCCACTGGCAGAACGTAAGCGGAATTACCTGCCTTATCCGTTCGTTGAACGGGATAACAATTCCAATACACCCGCGGATCCACCTAATTGA
- a CDS encoding SusC/RagA family TonB-linked outer membrane protein encodes MTAPLSMHGRPLRVIGLFLISNLIALLAMAQVTISGKVTGPNDQALNGISVSVKNTTYGTATDAAGNFSVTAPLKPGSYTLEFSGVGFKAVERTLQIGNATTYTQQVTMVEDVLGLDEVIVTGTSQGTTRRQLGSYISTLKADDINKGATSNVLAALQGKTAGAQIIQNSGDPAGGISVRLRGISSVNSSSEPLYIVDGVIVNNATNRVTNTQNTYDAPNTTTNNTGSNLFVGTVGQSRMADINPADIERVEVLNGAAAAAIYGSRANAGVVQIFTKRGSTGAPVVSFSTGILVSELRKKLDVNQAPVKFGGPTDGPGALTQDIITAVGTPPALPTNTTNVTRYDYQDYIFRTGLGTDNNVSVSGGKDKTKYYTSASYFFNQGIINHTDFRRFSFRLNLDQEITKWASMSVGLNYINSLANEKPDGNSFFSPMNAVTIIGNFHNIWQRDIFGNLQAVGERGRVNPVSVMEDFKQRQETNRLIASTSLKLRPAKGLTVDYTLGIDNYAQRGTTTMPPYTYNVSTAFFGGGPDLSVALNGYASAATNNFFQINHELNGTYQFDINDDIASTTQAGYSMQYEKNGYTLLHGRGLAPFVETVNAASTLLPGSDERTELSVSGVYLQQNFKYRNQLFVTGAVRLDGSSVFGEDQRNQVYIKGSGSYVLSETEWWNKLSIAKWWNLAKLRIAYGESGNLTGIAPYARFNAYNTIAFLSRIALFSNAQLVNPDIKPERQKELELGTDLSFFDNRLGLQFNYYIKKVNDLLISRVIAPTNGYASFLDNLGSLENKGFEVVLTGTPVKNKDWRWDITGIYNHNRNEALEIGQALTLLSTTAGAPVAILEGQPIGVFYGTFFALDANGGQIKNAAGFPQLERGTQNGPLGYTTQRDANGLPTGTPLRKVIGDPNPDYTATLVNEVSYKKFGLRVQFDAVQGVDVWNADFRTRQGVGNGKVAEQEHLGQLPRGYINSVYQIEEWRVDDGSFVKLREISLSYRFGKLKIFSDLTVSASGRNLFSWDDYKGYDPEVNSGGQSTVLRGVDFGTVPIPRTFSLSVAAKF; translated from the coding sequence ATGACTGCACCTTTATCAATGCATGGCCGGCCTTTACGGGTTATTGGCCTGTTCCTGATCAGTAACCTCATCGCCCTGCTGGCAATGGCCCAGGTTACCATCAGCGGTAAAGTGACCGGGCCTAACGACCAGGCCCTCAACGGCATTTCAGTATCGGTTAAAAATACCACCTATGGTACGGCTACCGATGCCGCCGGGAACTTCAGTGTAACGGCTCCCCTGAAACCCGGGAGTTATACCCTGGAATTTTCGGGCGTGGGATTTAAAGCCGTGGAGCGTACGCTTCAGATCGGTAACGCCACCACCTACACCCAGCAGGTAACCATGGTGGAAGATGTACTGGGCCTCGATGAAGTGATCGTAACCGGTACCTCACAAGGTACCACCCGCCGGCAACTGGGCAGTTACATCAGCACGCTAAAAGCGGATGACATCAACAAAGGCGCTACCAGTAATGTGCTGGCGGCTTTACAGGGTAAAACTGCCGGCGCCCAGATCATCCAAAACTCCGGCGATCCTGCCGGCGGCATCTCTGTGCGGCTGCGCGGTATCAGTTCCGTCAACAGCTCTTCCGAGCCTTTGTACATTGTAGATGGCGTTATTGTTAACAATGCCACCAACCGCGTCACCAATACCCAAAACACCTACGATGCGCCCAACACCACCACTAATAATACGGGCAGTAACTTATTTGTAGGTACGGTTGGCCAAAGCCGTATGGCCGACATCAACCCGGCCGATATTGAACGGGTGGAAGTGCTGAACGGCGCTGCTGCTGCCGCCATTTATGGATCAAGGGCCAATGCCGGTGTGGTACAGATCTTTACCAAAAGAGGCAGTACCGGCGCACCGGTGGTGAGCTTTTCTACCGGCATTTTGGTCAGCGAGCTGCGCAAAAAGCTCGATGTAAACCAGGCGCCGGTGAAGTTTGGCGGACCCACCGATGGCCCCGGTGCATTAACGCAAGACATCATCACGGCAGTAGGTACACCTCCCGCCCTGCCCACCAATACAACCAATGTAACCCGTTATGACTACCAGGACTATATCTTCCGCACCGGGCTGGGTACCGATAACAATGTATCGGTCAGTGGAGGGAAGGATAAAACCAAATATTATACTTCCGCTTCTTATTTCTTCAACCAGGGTATTATTAATCATACCGATTTCCGCCGCTTCAGTTTCCGGTTGAACCTCGACCAGGAAATCACCAAATGGGCCAGCATGAGTGTGGGCCTAAATTACATCAACAGCCTCGCCAATGAAAAACCGGATGGCAACTCCTTTTTCTCTCCCATGAATGCCGTTACCATCATTGGTAACTTCCACAACATCTGGCAGCGCGATATCTTCGGCAACCTACAGGCAGTAGGTGAACGCGGCCGCGTGAACCCTGTATCGGTCATGGAAGACTTCAAACAACGGCAGGAAACCAACCGCCTTATAGCCAGCACTTCGTTAAAGTTAAGACCGGCAAAAGGGTTGACGGTCGATTATACACTGGGTATTGACAACTATGCACAGCGTGGCACTACCACCATGCCGCCGTATACTTATAACGTAAGCACGGCTTTCTTTGGCGGAGGCCCCGATCTGTCGGTGGCGCTGAATGGTTATGCCAGTGCCGCTACCAACAATTTCTTCCAGATCAACCATGAGCTGAACGGCACCTACCAGTTCGACATCAACGATGACATTGCCAGCACTACGCAGGCAGGCTATTCGATGCAATATGAAAAGAATGGTTATACGCTCTTGCATGGCAGGGGACTGGCGCCTTTTGTGGAAACCGTCAATGCGGCCAGCACACTGCTGCCCGGCTCCGATGAGCGCACCGAATTGTCTGTTTCCGGTGTGTACCTGCAACAGAACTTTAAATACCGCAACCAATTGTTTGTAACAGGCGCAGTACGTTTGGATGGCTCCTCCGTGTTTGGAGAAGACCAGCGCAACCAGGTGTATATAAAAGGAAGTGGCAGTTATGTGCTGTCTGAAACGGAGTGGTGGAACAAGCTATCGATCGCAAAATGGTGGAACCTGGCCAAGCTGAGGATTGCCTACGGCGAATCGGGCAACCTCACCGGCATTGCTCCCTACGCACGGTTCAACGCCTATAATACCATTGCTTTCCTGAGCCGGATCGCCCTGTTTAGCAACGCCCAACTGGTCAATCCCGATATTAAGCCGGAGCGCCAAAAAGAGTTAGAGCTGGGTACTGACCTTTCCTTTTTTGACAACAGGCTCGGCCTGCAGTTCAATTATTATATCAAAAAAGTAAATGACCTGCTCATCAGTCGCGTGATTGCGCCTACCAACGGCTACGCCAGCTTCCTCGACAACCTCGGTTCGCTGGAGAACAAAGGTTTCGAAGTAGTGCTTACCGGTACACCCGTTAAAAACAAAGACTGGCGCTGGGATATAACCGGTATTTACAACCACAACCGGAATGAAGCGCTGGAAATAGGACAGGCATTGACCTTGTTGAGCACCACTGCCGGCGCGCCCGTAGCCATACTGGAAGGACAGCCCATTGGCGTTTTCTATGGCACTTTTTTCGCGCTCGATGCCAATGGCGGCCAGATCAAAAATGCAGCGGGATTTCCGCAACTGGAAAGAGGCACGCAAAATGGTCCATTGGGTTATACCACCCAGCGTGATGCCAATGGCCTGCCCACCGGCACGCCTTTACGGAAAGTGATTGGTGATCCCAATCCCGATTACACAGCTACCCTGGTCAATGAGGTAAGCTATAAAAAGTTCGGACTGCGCGTACAGTTCGATGCGGTACAGGGTGTGGATGTATGGAATGCCGATTTCAGAACAAGGCAGGGCGTGGGCAATGGTAAAGTGGCCGAACAGGAACACCTGGGTCAGTTGCCCCGCGGCTATATTAACAGCGTGTACCAGATAGAAGAATGGCGTGTGGATGATGGTTCATTCGTGAAGCTGCGGGAGATTTCATTGAGCTACCGCTTCGGCAAACTGAAAATCTTTAGTGACCTGACGGTCAGCGCCAGTGGCCGCAACCTGTTCTCCTGGGATGATTACAAGGGATATGATCCTGAAGTGAATTCCGGCGGACAAAGTACCGTGTTGCGCGGCGTTGATTTTGGCACCGTTCCTATTCCACGCACTTTCAGTCTTTCTGTAGCTGCTAAGTTCTAA
- a CDS encoding bestrophin family protein produces MLLESSIPIKYSFGIIKYELIIVLCVGLATHFGAIEFMSALPVMPLAIPAFLGTSISVLLSFKMNQSYDRWWEARRIWGGILNDSRSLIIQLQTFMGAGQAQAIKQIGYRQIAWGYILGRSLRKLDTLQNIGHLLPVAELAEAAKQNNQPLFLLQTTSRDLQELRLRKILDVHAHIHLQETIIRLTDSMGSVERINSTIFPSSYRLVLHFIIYLFVVTLAISLKDIDNRLVAPLLLLISAGFFLIEKVAYHLQDPFRNRPSDVPITEIAMTVERDIRQLLGEAAATTKPDTRTYYIM; encoded by the coding sequence ATGTTACTCGAATCAAGTATTCCCATTAAATATTCATTCGGCATCATCAAATATGAGTTGATAATAGTTTTATGCGTCGGATTGGCCACTCATTTTGGAGCCATTGAATTTATGAGTGCTCTACCGGTCATGCCACTGGCTATTCCGGCATTTTTAGGTACTTCTATATCGGTACTTCTTTCGTTTAAGATGAACCAGTCGTACGACAGGTGGTGGGAGGCAAGAAGAATATGGGGAGGTATCCTGAATGATTCCAGGAGCCTGATCATCCAGTTACAAACTTTTATGGGAGCCGGACAGGCCCAGGCAATAAAGCAGATCGGCTACCGGCAAATAGCGTGGGGGTATATACTGGGAAGATCATTACGCAAGCTCGATACCCTGCAAAATATCGGACACCTGCTTCCCGTCGCCGAACTGGCAGAAGCGGCTAAGCAAAACAACCAGCCGCTTTTCTTATTGCAAACTACCTCCAGGGACCTGCAGGAACTCCGCCTGCGCAAAATACTTGACGTACATGCGCATATCCATCTGCAGGAAACTATTATCCGCCTCACCGATTCGATGGGAAGCGTGGAAAGGATTAACAGCACAATTTTCCCGTCTTCTTATCGATTGGTCCTTCATTTCATCATTTACCTCTTTGTCGTCACCCTGGCCATTTCCCTGAAAGACATCGATAACCGTTTAGTAGCACCACTGCTGCTCCTGATCTCCGCTGGTTTCTTTCTCATTGAAAAGGTCGCCTATCACCTGCAGGATCCCTTCAGAAACAGGCCCAGCGATGTACCCATTACGGAGATCGCGATGACTGTAGAAAGAGATATCAGGCAGCTATTAGGAGAAGCGGCTGCTACCACGAAGCCTGATACAAGAACCTACTATATCATGTAA
- a CDS encoding fatty acid desaturase family protein, translated as MSKVTFNNSNRLFYQAVKKSVDAYFQSNRLRKTGNWKLYMKAFILIPVAMGLYGYLLLGHYHWLAGILLAALLGLSLVCIAFNVMHDACHGSYSRKKWVNELMGLSMNVLGSNAFIWKIKHNIIHHTYTNIDGIDDDLANSSLLRMCNTQQWKPIHRFQFIYMYLLYAISTLAWMWGTDFVKYFSRKIHHTPINQIDLHQHIVFWTSKLLYLFFYVAVPIYFIGWQSWLAGFLVIHVVMGLSLSIVFQLAHVVEKTTFEVIAEKPKVIASEWAIHEVSTTADFAPKNKVISWLVGGLNFQIEHHLFPQISHVHYPALSKIVRQQCELFGLPYNFYPTMRQAIYSHVRLMKQLGRSHAP; from the coding sequence ATGTCTAAAGTAACTTTTAATAACAGCAACCGCCTGTTTTATCAGGCCGTTAAAAAGTCAGTGGATGCCTACTTTCAAAGCAACCGGCTCAGAAAAACCGGCAACTGGAAGCTGTATATGAAAGCATTCATACTAATACCGGTTGCCATGGGCCTGTATGGCTACCTGCTATTGGGGCACTATCACTGGCTGGCCGGCATCCTCCTGGCGGCCCTGTTGGGATTGTCGCTGGTATGCATCGCTTTCAATGTAATGCATGATGCCTGCCATGGCAGCTATTCCCGCAAAAAATGGGTGAATGAGCTCATGGGCCTTAGCATGAATGTTTTAGGCAGCAACGCTTTTATATGGAAGATCAAGCACAACATCATCCACCACACCTATACCAATATCGATGGCATCGATGATGACCTGGCCAACAGTTCCCTGTTAAGGATGTGCAACACCCAGCAATGGAAACCCATCCACCGGTTCCAGTTCATTTACATGTATCTCCTATATGCCATCAGCACGCTTGCCTGGATGTGGGGTACGGATTTTGTAAAATATTTCTCCAGGAAGATCCATCATACACCGATCAACCAAATTGATCTCCATCAGCATATCGTTTTCTGGACCAGCAAATTGTTGTACCTGTTCTTTTATGTGGCGGTGCCTATATATTTCATCGGGTGGCAATCATGGCTGGCCGGTTTCCTGGTTATCCATGTGGTAATGGGTCTTAGTTTATCCATCGTATTTCAACTTGCGCATGTAGTAGAAAAAACAACCTTTGAAGTCATTGCGGAAAAGCCCAAAGTGATAGCGTCGGAATGGGCTATCCACGAAGTAAGTACCACGGCTGACTTTGCTCCCAAAAACAAAGTGATCAGCTGGCTGGTGGGTGGGTTGAACTTTCAGATAGAACATCACCTCTTCCCACAGATCAGCCATGTGCATTATCCGGCATTGAGTAAAATAGTCCGGCAGCAATGTGAGCTGTTTGGACTGCCCTACAATTTCTACCCCACCATGAGGCAAGCCATCTACTCGCATGTACGCCTCATGAAACAATTGGGGCGTTCTCATGCCCCCTGA
- a CDS encoding DMT family transporter codes for MKAVWFIIVFIAGALLPLQAGLNARFGKSIDSPLFASLFSFIVGAFAVALYLPFTKDSVSWAGLRSTPLYYWLGGGLTGAVYITATMLALPRIGMALTFGLVVAGQVIIAVLLDHYNVLVAEQHSFNAWRLLGIILIILGVIVVRKF; via the coding sequence ATGAAAGCAGTATGGTTCATCATCGTTTTTATCGCTGGCGCCTTGTTGCCCCTGCAGGCGGGATTGAACGCCCGGTTTGGAAAGTCAATTGACAGTCCGTTATTCGCCTCATTGTTTTCCTTCATCGTCGGGGCATTTGCGGTTGCATTATACCTGCCATTTACAAAAGACTCTGTTTCCTGGGCTGGGCTAAGGTCCACACCCCTTTACTATTGGTTAGGGGGCGGTCTTACCGGGGCCGTTTACATAACAGCGACCATGCTGGCATTACCCCGGATTGGCATGGCACTCACTTTCGGCCTTGTAGTAGCAGGACAGGTTATTATCGCTGTTCTACTGGATCATTACAATGTATTGGTAGCAGAACAACACTCTTTTAATGCATGGCGTTTGCTGGGAATAATCCTTATTATCCTTGGTGTCATTGTCGTTAGAAAATTCTAA